The following coding sequences lie in one Populus nigra chromosome 15, ddPopNigr1.1, whole genome shotgun sequence genomic window:
- the LOC133674313 gene encoding receptor-like protein kinase BRI1-like 3 has product MLLSFYIRLPCIFTKQAPMVSRITIIILFHVFLSLKLHPAKAQAWIKAGYWYSGNGLPISDINSTLYTHLICAFAGLHSSSYHLNISSSDDQFFSDFTNTVKQKNPSITTLLSIGGGSADYSTLSAMAGNSTCRKSFIDDSIKIARHYGFQGLDFSWVSANTSDNMDSMGTLFEEWRAAITLERRNSSLSELILTAAVQYSPRLDSGSFPIDSIRKNLNWTHVLAFDYYVPTRDKFTAAFAALYDPHSNVNTDFGIEAWISAGLPASKMVLGLPFYGYAWKLANLNESAIGAPATGPAVTEDGDLSYKDINNYFKTNGRVNPIYNSTYVVNYGIVGPAWISFDGVDVVRTKVSYAKEKALLGYVVWEVSYDDNWVLSQAAGAVDSAGGGDSAGGVDPKHEGRPKSRILIIILTTTAAVIILLGLAFYFIRNRILKSKSKETKLKVNNAAAAGDFDSNNPDLIVYSLADIEKATDQFAFENKLGEGGFGPVYKGVLPGGQEIAVKKLSKSSTQGFDEFKNEVMLTAKLQHVNLVKVLGFCVEREEKVLIYEYMPKKSLDSYLFDPIRRYLLDWKKREEIIEGITQGLLYLQEYSRLTIIHRDLKASNILLDGDMKPKISDFGMARIFTKDEQEANTSRLVGTYGYVPPEYVRNGVYSIKSDVYSFGIVLLHIISGKKNGSLYGSDETLSLLEYAYELWKDGRGMEIMDPSLDDTLSSCKLIKCLQIALLCVQENPIDRPSMVEVSSMLKNETAIVTIPKRPAFSVKTDEDDKNRPEQLHLKICSVDDATISQVVGR; this is encoded by the exons ATGCTTTTGTCTTTCTACATTCGCCTTCCTTGTATTTTTACCAAGCAAGCTCCAATGGTATCGAGAATTACTATCATCATCCTCTTTCATGTATTTCTCTCTTTAAAATTGCATCCTGCAAAAGCACAAGCATGGATCAAAGCTGGCTATTGGTATTCTGGCAATGGCCTCCCAATTTCTGACATAAATTCTACCCTCTATACTCACCTTATTTGTGCTTTTGCTGGCCTTCATTCATCTTCGTATCACCTGAATATCTCCTCCTCAGATGACCAATTCTTCTCTGACTTCACAAACACCGTAAAACAGAAGAATCCATCGATCACTACCTTACTATCCATTGGAGGAGGAAGCGCAGACTATTCAACACTCTCTGCAATGGCGGGCAATTCTACTTGCAGGAAGTCTTTCATTGATGACTCAATAAAAATAGCGAGGCATTATGGCTTTCAAGGGCTAGACTTCAGCTGGGTTTCGGCCAACACAAGCGATAACATGGACAGTATGGGTACCCTCTTCGAAGAGTGGCGTGCTGCTATTACTTTGGAGAGAAGAAACTCTAGCCTGTCAGAACTCATCCTGACAGCAGCCGTTCAGTACTCGCCAAGACTGGATTCCGGGAGTTTCCCTATAGACTCTATACGGAAGAATTTGAATTGGACTCATGTGCTGGCTTTTGACTACTACGTGCCTACACGGGATAAATTTACGGCTGCTTTTGCAGCTTTGTATGATCCCCATAGTAATGTTAACACTGATTTTGGAATAGAAGCATGGATTAGTGCAGGATTACCGGCTAGTAAGATGGTTTTAGGTTTGCCTTTCTATGGTTATGCGTGGAAACTTGCAAACCTGAATGAAAGTGCCATTGGCGCACCAGCAACGGGACCAGCCGTTACAGAAGATGGAGACCTGAGCTATAAAgatatcaataattatttcaaaacaaacgGAAGAGTTAATCCTATCTACAATTCCACTTATGTGGTAAATTACGGCATCGTAGGGCCAGCTTGGATTAGTTTTGATGGTGTCGATGTTGTTAGAACTAAGGTTTCTTATGCCAAGGAGAAGGCCCTCCTCGGATATGTTGTATGGGAAGTCTCTTATGATGACAACTGGGTACTCTCTCAAGCAG CTGGGGCGGTTGACTCAGCTGGGGGGGGTGACTCAGCTGGAGGGGTTGATCCCAAACACGAAGGACGACCGAAATCCCGTATATTGATTATCATCTTGACAACAACTGCTGCTGTTATTATTCTACTGGGCTTggcattttatttcataagaAATAGAATCCTCAAATCAAAGAGTAAAGAAACAAAGTTGAAAGTAAATAATGCGGCAGCAGCAGGCGACTTCGACAGCAATAATCCTGATCTGATAGTATATAGTTTGGCAGACATTGAGAAAGCTACAGACCAGTTTGCATTTGAAAATAAGCTTGGGGAGGGCGGATTTGGCCCTGTTTACAAg GGTGTCTTACCAGGTGGACAAGAAATAGCAGTGAAGAAACTTTCGAAATCCTCTACTCAAGGATTCGATGAATTCAAGAATGAGGTTATGCTCACTGCAAAATTACAACATGTAAATCTCGTGAAAGTTTTGGGATTTTGcgttgagagagaagagaaggtgCTGATCTATGAGTACATGCCAAAAAAAAGCCTGGACTCTTACCTATTTG ATCCGATTAGGCGATATTTGTTGGATTggaagaaaagggaagaaatcATTGAAGGGATTACTCAAGGCCTTCTATACCTCCAAGAATATTCGAGACTGACAATTATCCACCGAGACTTGAAAGCCAGCAACATTTTACTGGATGGGGATATGAAGCCGAAGATATCTGATTTTGGTATGGCTAGAATTTTCACAAAAGATGAACAAGAAGCAAACACTAGCCGGCTTGTTGGGACATA CGGTTATGTTCCTCCGGAATACGTCAGAAACGGCGTGTATTCCATAAAATCTGATGTTTACAGTTTTGGAATAGTACTACTGCATATCATAAGCGGCAAGAAGAATGGCTCTTTGTATGGTTCTGATGAAACTTTAAGCCTCCTAGAATAT GCTTACGAGCTGTGGAAAGATGGTAGAGGCATGGAGATCATGGATCCATCGCTGGATGATACATTGTCCTCTTGTAAATTGATCAAATGCTTGCAAATTGCACTGCTATGTGTCCAAGAAAATCCTATTGATAGGCCGTCTATGGTGGAAGTTTCTTCAATGCTAAAAAACGAAACTGCCATTGTGACCATTCCAAAAAGGCCTGCTTTTTCTGTGAAGACAGATGAAGATGACAAAAACAGACCTGAGCAATTGCACTTAAAGATTTGTTCAGTTGATGATGCAACAATTTCGCAAGTCGTCGGGCGATGA
- the LOC133674187 gene encoding uncharacterized protein LOC133674187, with the protein MGNVTSSVAAKFAFFPPDPPTYDVFRESDGRLVLPGVTADKNMEVHLLETKPGNKIVATFWKHPFARFTVLYSHGNAADLGQMHELFIELRAHLRVNIMSYDYSGYGASSGKPSEFNTYYDIEAVYNCLKKDYGIKQEDLILYGQSVGSGPTLHLASRLQKLRGVVLHSAILSGIRVLCPVKMTFWFDIYKNIDKIRLVSCPVLVIHGTNDDIVDLSHGKRLWELAKEKYDPLWVKGGGHCNLETYPEYIKHLRKFINAMEKISIVKPTKQLTQNPSIEVKHNKCLRFGIR; encoded by the exons ATGGGAAATGTAACGTCAAGTGTGGCAGCAAAATTTGCTTTTTTCCCGCCAGACCCTCCAACGTATGATGTGTTTAGAGAGAGTGATGGGAGGCTGGTGTTACCAGGTGTAACTGCAGACAAGAACATGGAGGTTCATTTGTTGGAAACTAAACCTGGGAACAAGATTGTGGCCACGTTTTGGAAACACCCTTTTGCAAGATTTACAGTTTTGTACTCTCATGGAAATGCTGCTGACCTTGGACAAATGCATGAGCTTTTCATTGAGCTTAGAGCTCATTTGAGAGTCAATATTATGAG CTATGATTATTCAGGATATGGAGCATCTTCCGGCAAG CCATCTGAGTTCAACACATACTATGACATTGAGGCTGTGTACAATTGTTTGAAGAAGGATTATGGAATAAAGCAGGAAGACTTGATCTTGTATGGCCAATCTGTTGGAAGTGGTCCTACCCTGCACTTGGCTTCTCGTTTACAAAAGTTGAGAGGCGTCGTTCTTCACAGTGCAATTCTTTCAGGCATAAGGGTCTTGTGTCCTGTCAAGATGACATTTTGGTTTGACATTTACAAG AATATAGACAAAATACGTCTTGTCAGCTGCCCTGTTCTGGTTATCCAT GGAAcaaatgatgatattgttgATTTATCCCATGGAAAGCGCCTGTGGGAACTTGCCAAGGAAAAATATGATCCCTTATGGGTCAAAGGTGGTGGGCATTGCAACCTGGAAACTTACCCTGAGTACATCAAGCACTTACGAAAGTTTATAAATGCGATGGAGAAAATCTCCATTGTTAAACCGACAAAGCAACTCACACAGAACCCAAGTATTGAAGTCAAACACAACAAGTGCTTAAGATTTGGAATAAGGTAG